Genomic window (Streptomyces sp. TG1A-60):
GCGCCCGGGGAGCGGCTCCGCCTCCAGGCCTACCGGGCGATCGCCTCCGTCAACACCGAGGCTGACATCACCGCCGTACGCGAGGAACTCGTCGACCGCTACGGCAAGCTCCCCGAGCCGGTCGAGAACCTGCTCCTGGTCGCGGGGCTGCGCATGCTGGCCCGAGCCTGCGGTGTCGGCGAGGTCGTCCTCCAGGGCAACAACATCCGCTTCGCCCCGGTCGACCTGCGCGAGTCCCAGGAACTCCGTCTCAAGCGTCTGTACCCGGGCACGGTCATCAAGCCGGCGGCACATCAGGTGCTGGTCCCTCGCCCGAAGACGGCGAAGGTGGGCGGCAAGCCTCTGCTCGGGCGGGAGTTGCTGGGGTGGACCGGGGAGTTCCTGGCTTCGGTTCTGGGGTCGTAGGCCTCACGAGGTGCGCCGGCGTGCACCTGCTGCCTGTTCGGTGCCGGTCCCGCCGTACCCTACGGCGGTTACGGTGTTGAGCAGGGCAGACGGGGAACACGCACGCAGGACCGGATGCGAGCAAGGCAGGGAGAGGAGTGTCGCGTGGTGCGTCTGAGGGGTGGAGTCGCGGCTGTCGCTCTCGTGCTGGTCGCCGCCACCGGCTGCGAAGTGGACACGCGGGGTTCGGCCGGACCGGGGGAGAACCCCGGCGGGGGCGGCGACGCGCTGGCCGCCGCGGAGGCGCTGACCGTCAAGGGGCGGGCGCCCAGGACGGGTTACGACCGCGACGAGTTCGGCAGTCCCTGGGCCGACACAAACTCCAACAGCTGCGGCACCCGCGACGACATACTCAAACGCGACCTGGAAGGCCTGAAGTTCCGGGACGACGACTGCACGGTGGTCTCCGGCGTCCTCGACCCGGACCCGTACACCGGCGGGGAGGTGCCGTACGTACGGGGCCGCAGCCGGATCGACGTGGACCACATCGTGGCCCTCTCCGACGCCTGGCAGAAGGGCGCCCAGCAATGGGACGCCAGCAAGCGCATAGCCCTGGCCAACGACCCGATCAACCTCGTCGCGGTCGACTCGGGCACCAACCGCAGCAAGGGCGACGGCGACACGGCCACCTGGCTCCCGCCCAACAAGGCGTACCGCTGCACGTATGTGGCCGCCCAGGTCGCGGTGAAGACGAAGTACGGCCTGTGGGTCACCTCGGCCGAACAGTCCGCCATGAAGCGGGTGCTGACCACCTGCCCCGAGCAGAAGCTCCCCACCGGCGGCAACCCGACGAAGGCGCCGAACCGCTTCCACGCGGACTGAGCCTGCGAGCGTCCCGGGCGTACGTCCGGGGAGAGCGGTCGGGTGCGTCAGCCGCAGTCCTCGTCCAGGTCGATGACCTTGCCCTCGGGCGCCTCGGCCGGGACGGGCTTGTCGTAGTCGGTGAAGCGGAGGTCACCGGGCTCGCCGGCGGACTTGCTGACGACCCGCACCAGGTACGGCTTGCCCTCGGTGGCCCCCGTACAGGGCGCAACGGTCCTTGCCGTCCCGCTCGCTGAGGACGATCGCGGGGCTGCCGTCGACCTCGGCGGTCTTGCCGCGCGGGGCGTCGGGGTCGGCGTCCTCGAAGCCGACGCACACGGTGTCGAGGTCGCAGAAGCCCGTGGTCCTTCTGGAGTCCTCGGCGGTCGCGGACGTCTTGCTGCGTACCGGCGGAAGCGGCCCGCACGCGCGCGACCTCACCGGCCAGCAGCGCCGCTACGGCCAAAGGTTGAGCCGACGGGGTGAGGCGTCGGGTTGAGCCGTCGGGGTGAGGCGTCGGGTTGAGGCGTCGGGGTGAGGCGTCGGGGTGAGCCGTCGGACAGAGCCGTCACCCGGGTCCGGCACGGCGAACTCCCCCTACGGTCAGGCCCACCGGACGGAACCGCTCCGCGACGGGCGGCGTGACCAGCACTGCGGTACTACAACGGTTGTCCACAACCCTGGACCTCATGTCGTGGTCGACCGATACCCTCGGAACGACATCGCCCGTCCACTCCCACCAGGCCATCAGGAGCAGTCATGCACGGCCACGGCTACGCGCCGCAGCAGCCCCCCGGCCCCGAGCAGGGGGCGCCGGTCACGCTGCGTGTGATCTTCGTGGTGGTCTCGCTCATGAGCTGCGGCCTGCTCGCCTGGGCGTGCCTCCTGCGGCTCGCCTCGGTGACCCGCAGGCCCCGGGACTGGGTGCTGTTCGCCCTCGCGGTCGTCCATATCGTCGTGACCCTGTACATCATCGGCACCGACCCGGGCGAGAAGGGGGAGTTCACCACCTGGCGTGGCGACGTCGGCATGGGACTGCTCCTCGGCGGACTCGCGGCGATCATCGCCTACTACCTGTACGCGGACATCCGCCACTTCGCCCCGGCCCGGCCGGCCCCGCCCGCGCCGTACACCCAGACCACGGTGTA
Coding sequences:
- a CDS encoding HNH endonuclease family protein, giving the protein MVRLRGGVAAVALVLVAATGCEVDTRGSAGPGENPGGGGDALAAAEALTVKGRAPRTGYDRDEFGSPWADTNSNSCGTRDDILKRDLEGLKFRDDDCTVVSGVLDPDPYTGGEVPYVRGRSRIDVDHIVALSDAWQKGAQQWDASKRIALANDPINLVAVDSGTNRSKGDGDTATWLPPNKAYRCTYVAAQVAVKTKYGLWVTSAEQSAMKRVLTTCPEQKLPTGGNPTKAPNRFHAD